One window from the genome of Kaistia defluvii encodes:
- a CDS encoding DNA methyltransferase: MSKIVEDLHQFQLYVRSLQGDEKGEAQVFCDRLFKAFGHAGYKEAGATLEFRVKKRGRGTSFADLMWKPRALIEMKKRGEKLNLHYRQAFEYWLNAVPNRPRYAVLCNFDEFWIYDFDRQLDEPVDKVSVHDIDHRYTALNFLLPQEKPPIFNNDREKVSRQAANQTADLFQSLIKRPGKPIDREVAQRFVLQLVVTMFAEDIDLIPSGTVTQIVRDCQEKGWSSYDLFKQLFAQMDSKKPASAGRFVGVPYFNGGLFATVEPVELTKYELELLGGDGTPDNTGIAGKNWSQVNPAIFGTIFQSSMDSEERHQHGRHFTSEADIQRIVGPTIVKPWEERIDTAKTLKHLVNLRRELSEFKVLDPSCGSGNFLYVAYREMARLDARIMIRLSEISQKEFLERAKRLCAISPRQFYGIDNDHFGVELTKVVLLLAKKLSFDEAVETLNAETNGFKGNLELAFSEDEVLPLDNLDTNIIEGDALFVDWPDTHAIIGNPPYQSKNKLQEELGPKYLNKVRERHPEVDGRADYCVYWIRLAHDHLGEGQRAGLVGTNTIKQNYSRESGLDHVLATGGTITEAVSSMIWPGAANLSVSIVNWVKGDAPGKRRLYIQEGNKLDAGWRHEDLDRIPSSLSFRIDVTKAKTIQANAKKGTNFQGQTHGHKGFLLKPAEARLLFNKDPKYQEVVKPFIVGDDMLGKKDAKPTRYVIDFSGKDLLEAQGYPDVFHRIQATVLPQRQKAAANELKKNQEALATNPKAKVNWHHRNFLNYWWRMSYVREDMVAAVSPLKRYIGCSRTTLRPVFEFISSEISPNDAIQVFPFDDDYSFGIMQSTPHWSWFINRCSTLTERFRYTSNTVWDSFPWPQAPTLVSVKEVAEAGRNLRKVRRELMTKHNLSFRELYRGLELPGEHPLKIATENLDVAVRKAYGMRKTADDLTFLFDLNQVIAAKEAASEPILGPGLPSYINDRDHFVSNDAILP, encoded by the coding sequence ATGTCAAAGATCGTTGAAGACCTTCATCAATTTCAGCTTTATGTCCGATCGTTGCAAGGCGACGAAAAGGGCGAAGCCCAAGTTTTCTGCGACCGGCTTTTCAAGGCTTTCGGCCACGCCGGCTACAAGGAGGCCGGCGCGACTCTTGAGTTCCGCGTAAAGAAGAGGGGCCGGGGTACCTCGTTCGCCGACCTGATGTGGAAACCACGCGCTCTTATCGAGATGAAGAAGCGCGGTGAGAAGCTCAACCTTCACTACCGGCAGGCGTTCGAGTACTGGCTCAATGCGGTACCAAATCGACCCAGGTACGCAGTCCTGTGTAACTTTGACGAATTCTGGATCTACGACTTCGACCGACAGCTCGATGAGCCCGTCGACAAGGTCAGTGTCCACGACATCGATCATCGGTACACCGCGCTTAATTTCCTGCTGCCGCAGGAGAAGCCGCCGATCTTCAATAACGATCGCGAGAAAGTATCTCGCCAAGCTGCTAATCAGACCGCCGACTTATTCCAGAGCCTGATCAAGCGCCCCGGTAAGCCAATCGACCGCGAGGTTGCTCAGCGGTTCGTGCTGCAGCTCGTGGTTACTATGTTTGCCGAGGACATCGACCTCATCCCCTCCGGCACTGTGACGCAGATCGTTCGAGACTGCCAGGAGAAGGGCTGGTCGTCCTATGACCTGTTCAAGCAACTCTTCGCCCAAATGGACTCGAAGAAGCCGGCTTCTGCCGGGCGCTTTGTGGGTGTCCCCTATTTTAACGGTGGCCTTTTTGCCACGGTCGAACCTGTCGAGCTGACCAAGTATGAACTTGAGCTGCTTGGGGGCGATGGAACGCCGGATAACACTGGCATCGCCGGGAAGAACTGGTCACAGGTGAACCCTGCGATCTTTGGTACAATTTTCCAGTCGAGCATGGATTCGGAAGAACGCCATCAGCACGGGCGCCACTTCACTTCCGAGGCTGACATTCAGCGCATCGTCGGACCCACCATAGTCAAACCATGGGAAGAGAGGATCGACACAGCAAAGACTTTAAAGCATCTGGTCAACCTTCGTCGCGAACTCTCTGAGTTTAAGGTTCTGGATCCCTCATGCGGCAGCGGCAATTTTCTGTATGTCGCCTACCGAGAAATGGCCCGATTGGATGCTCGCATCATGATCCGGCTATCAGAGATCAGCCAAAAGGAGTTCCTTGAGCGTGCCAAGCGCCTCTGCGCGATTAGCCCAAGACAGTTCTATGGTATCGACAACGATCACTTCGGTGTTGAGCTCACAAAGGTCGTTCTACTTTTAGCAAAGAAGCTGTCATTTGACGAGGCAGTTGAGACCCTCAATGCGGAGACCAATGGGTTCAAAGGAAACCTCGAACTCGCCTTCTCAGAAGACGAGGTGCTGCCGCTCGACAATCTTGACACCAACATCATCGAAGGAGACGCTCTCTTCGTCGATTGGCCTGACACCCACGCAATCATCGGGAATCCACCTTATCAGAGCAAGAATAAGCTCCAGGAAGAGCTGGGACCAAAATACCTCAACAAGGTCAGAGAGCGTCATCCTGAGGTTGACGGACGTGCCGACTACTGCGTGTACTGGATACGGCTCGCTCACGATCATCTAGGCGAAGGCCAGCGTGCCGGCTTGGTAGGCACCAATACAATCAAGCAGAACTACTCCCGCGAGAGTGGGCTTGATCACGTTTTGGCGACCGGTGGCACCATCACGGAAGCCGTGTCCAGCATGATTTGGCCAGGGGCGGCAAACCTCAGTGTCTCTATCGTAAACTGGGTGAAAGGTGATGCCCCCGGGAAGAGGCGCCTCTACATCCAAGAGGGCAACAAGCTTGACGCTGGATGGCGCCACGAGGACTTGGACCGTATCCCCTCATCGTTGTCGTTCCGCATAGATGTGACCAAGGCCAAGACGATCCAGGCAAATGCGAAAAAGGGGACCAACTTTCAGGGGCAGACGCATGGCCATAAGGGCTTTCTTCTGAAGCCAGCCGAGGCAAGGCTGCTCTTCAATAAGGACCCGAAGTATCAGGAGGTGGTGAAGCCGTTCATCGTCGGTGATGACATGTTGGGCAAGAAGGACGCGAAACCCACACGCTACGTGATCGACTTTAGCGGTAAGGATTTGCTTGAGGCTCAGGGTTATCCCGATGTCTTCCATCGCATCCAGGCCACCGTCCTACCCCAACGCCAGAAGGCGGCGGCCAACGAATTGAAGAAGAACCAGGAGGCCCTTGCAACGAACCCGAAAGCAAAGGTCAATTGGCACCATCGAAACTTCCTCAATTACTGGTGGCGAATGTCCTATGTGCGCGAGGACATGGTCGCAGCCGTCAGCCCGTTGAAGCGCTACATCGGTTGCTCCCGAACTACTCTGCGACCTGTCTTTGAGTTCATCTCGTCAGAGATTAGCCCAAACGACGCGATCCAGGTCTTCCCGTTCGATGACGACTATTCGTTCGGCATCATGCAATCGACCCCGCACTGGAGCTGGTTCATTAACCGGTGCTCTACGCTTACGGAGCGTTTCCGCTACACGTCGAACACTGTGTGGGACAGCTTCCCTTGGCCTCAGGCCCCGACACTGGTGTCTGTCAAAGAGGTTGCGGAGGCTGGTCGCAACCTTCGTAAGGTTCGTCGCGAGCTGATGACAAAGCACAACCTATCTTTCCGCGAGCTATACCGTGGTCTCGAGCTGCCCGGTGAACATCCGCTGAAGATAGCGACTGAAAACTTGGACGTGGCCGTGCGCAAGGCATACGGAATGAGGAAGACCGCTGACGATCTCACGTTCCTCTTCGACCTAAATCAGGTGATTGCAGCGAAAGAAGCCGCCAGTGAGCCGATCTTGGGCCCGGGTCTGCCTTCATACATTAATGACCGCGATCATTTCGTCTCGAACGACGCAATTCTACCGTGA
- a CDS encoding GntR family transcriptional regulator: MTKPVGETNYVRVANLLRNEIIAGEIPLGGWLRLNALAEKYGVSVQPVREALQQLEGEGLVEIFPNRGVRVRALDRQRLIHSHEIGEALEAFLAYQFAEEASLSSLRKLEALQAAHDVALDALDWPRIDAANYAFHRFINMHGGNLEAAEIIIPRYYGLSESLLYKRGRTQAYADRVRAEHHALLDAFRDRDPSRAREISGKHVRATLDDVLDAFEATQNRAAKSRTDP, encoded by the coding sequence GTGACCAAGCCGGTGGGCGAGACCAACTATGTTCGCGTGGCCAACTTGCTGCGCAATGAGATCATCGCGGGCGAAATACCGCTGGGCGGCTGGCTGCGACTGAACGCGCTCGCCGAAAAATACGGCGTCAGCGTCCAGCCTGTGCGCGAAGCGCTGCAGCAGCTCGAGGGAGAGGGCCTGGTCGAGATATTCCCGAACCGTGGCGTCCGCGTGCGGGCGCTGGATCGACAGCGGTTGATCCACTCGCATGAGATTGGCGAAGCGCTCGAGGCATTTCTCGCCTACCAGTTTGCCGAAGAGGCATCGCTGTCATCGCTCCGCAAGCTCGAAGCGCTGCAGGCGGCGCATGATGTGGCCCTGGACGCGCTGGACTGGCCTCGGATCGACGCCGCCAACTATGCCTTCCACCGCTTCATCAACATGCATGGCGGAAATCTCGAAGCGGCCGAAATCATCATCCCTCGCTATTACGGCCTGAGCGAAAGCCTTCTCTACAAGCGAGGGCGAACCCAGGCTTATGCGGATCGTGTCCGGGCCGAGCATCACGCGTTACTCGACGCCTTCCGCGACCGCGATCCCTCCCGCGCGCGGGAGATCAGCGGCAAGCATGTCCGCGCGACCCTGGATGATGTCCTGGATGCCTTCGAGGCGACACAAAACAGGGCTGCGAAGTCACGGACGGATCCATAG
- a CDS encoding M15 family metallopeptidase, whose amino-acid sequence MARPQVREVSGPSAIQGIAAPVNTYVRPAEPGRSSLNDLAEGLAAFDAGLGSYMNKKKAETEEADAARAIVDFNRNNQVGWAEAVRQGLVPASSSPIYMSAYKKAQGNLAGLRLGDKFALDYETWEGRHDADETAFSAWASQWMSDNVGDEQDADVLTGLAPHLERITMGGLGTFGKEREARIRAQAQATTGATINHALTETVDDGRATGTTDWDAFWNQAMVIREEALKRGEQEAPVDQLLVDSILLQAERTSDMEVLKLLDRKLPGRDHPLNLDPKVRDAMTKSQDRILAAQGAAGADVAQERERQEKMQQEAWKAEAFSLIYTGKDVPEELIKNLSRRDGDIRKTIEDAKKAYKEGTTQEDDQSLMGVWADIDAGAGLDYINKAREKGIIRGHTTYLKALDRMEAVKKATEDGGIFTVPTAKDTVKFLTNATAISNTEAIISGDMPLSSEALEALFDYRQLLLDWERRNPGAPMMVKEKAALDAANIIRSRLRPDDTGEHVNIYESEADAARAQQEREAAEEAERQAEARAAEEAANDLPTYVAEDQGNWWDGILQVGNTMLNNLAAGPDGPKQSVFGGGQSQGTQQPGTSAFGVPTTTGDETSTPPPALETLSPAVRSAVDAFSQKHGVSVEEANRLFHEEMRTIMGGEDGVDPTITNSIQPDTSQVSPETREKLTNLFSDPPKVESLRRAGVPMDGILGLIGHTEGTDRRNGYNETLGYGAYTGGDVNLVGMTLDQVDALQSKMLRHKNNKWNSSALGRYQIVRTTMRSIRKEMGLTGNEVFDEKMQDRMAMHLLERRGLSKWQAGQMSDAQFLNGLSAEWASLPRASGRGTYKGQRVSVTPKQVLRALQGGPPGHSSAKLTASLGSPNAPPAYAKIPDVDSEGRAGQVAKFQEWNSDPVGNHEVNLKTLQPSLQDVIKRAQKVSGIKFVIGSGKRDAALQKKAVEWGWSKTHDSDHLDGNAVDLWPIDADGAVNFDAASQAEIVRAMKVAAKELGIKLDIGADWKRFKDKPHFAIKT is encoded by the coding sequence ATGGCACGTCCACAAGTGCGGGAGGTCTCCGGACCTTCCGCCATCCAGGGTATCGCCGCGCCGGTCAACACCTACGTCCGGCCGGCAGAGCCGGGGCGCTCCTCCCTTAATGACCTGGCTGAGGGTCTCGCCGCGTTTGATGCGGGCCTCGGGTCCTACATGAACAAGAAGAAGGCCGAGACGGAAGAGGCCGATGCCGCGCGGGCCATTGTGGACTTCAACCGCAACAACCAGGTGGGCTGGGCTGAAGCGGTGCGCCAGGGTCTCGTCCCGGCATCCTCCTCGCCCATCTACATGTCCGCCTACAAGAAGGCCCAGGGCAACCTTGCGGGTCTCCGCCTGGGCGACAAGTTCGCCCTGGACTACGAGACCTGGGAGGGCCGGCACGACGCTGATGAGACAGCCTTCTCCGCGTGGGCCAGCCAGTGGATGTCCGACAATGTGGGTGATGAGCAGGATGCGGATGTCCTGACCGGCCTCGCTCCACACCTTGAACGCATCACCATGGGCGGGCTCGGGACTTTCGGGAAGGAGCGCGAGGCTCGCATCAGGGCTCAGGCCCAGGCCACTACAGGCGCCACCATTAACCATGCCCTCACCGAGACGGTAGACGACGGCAGGGCCACGGGGACGACCGACTGGGACGCCTTCTGGAACCAGGCCATGGTCATCCGCGAGGAGGCCCTCAAGCGTGGCGAACAGGAAGCCCCGGTGGATCAGCTTCTGGTGGACTCCATCCTCCTCCAGGCCGAGCGGACCTCCGACATGGAAGTCCTGAAGCTCCTCGACCGCAAGCTGCCCGGGCGGGATCACCCGCTCAACCTGGACCCCAAGGTCCGTGACGCCATGACCAAATCCCAGGACCGCATCCTCGCGGCCCAGGGAGCGGCTGGGGCGGATGTCGCCCAGGAGCGGGAACGCCAGGAGAAGATGCAGCAGGAGGCGTGGAAGGCGGAGGCCTTCTCCCTCATCTACACCGGGAAGGATGTCCCCGAGGAACTCATCAAGAACCTCAGCCGCAGGGACGGTGACATCCGGAAGACCATCGAGGACGCCAAGAAGGCCTATAAGGAAGGTACCACGCAGGAAGACGACCAGTCCCTCATGGGCGTCTGGGCGGACATCGATGCGGGCGCCGGCCTCGACTACATCAACAAGGCCCGTGAGAAGGGCATCATTCGGGGCCATACGACCTACCTCAAGGCCCTGGACCGGATGGAGGCCGTCAAGAAAGCGACCGAGGACGGAGGCATCTTCACGGTACCGACCGCGAAGGACACCGTTAAGTTCCTGACGAACGCCACCGCGATCAGCAACACAGAGGCCATCATCAGCGGGGACATGCCGCTCTCCAGCGAAGCCCTGGAAGCCCTCTTCGACTACCGGCAACTCCTCCTCGACTGGGAGAGGCGCAATCCCGGGGCCCCCATGATGGTGAAGGAGAAGGCGGCGCTGGACGCGGCCAACATCATTCGGTCTCGCCTTCGGCCCGACGATACCGGGGAGCACGTCAACATTTACGAATCGGAGGCGGATGCCGCTCGGGCCCAACAGGAACGGGAGGCGGCCGAAGAGGCGGAACGGCAGGCCGAGGCCCGAGCCGCCGAAGAAGCGGCCAACGACCTTCCCACTTATGTGGCCGAAGACCAGGGAAACTGGTGGGACGGCATCCTCCAGGTGGGAAACACCATGCTGAACAACCTCGCGGCTGGGCCGGACGGTCCCAAGCAGAGCGTCTTTGGCGGTGGTCAATCACAGGGTACCCAGCAGCCCGGGACTAGCGCCTTCGGCGTCCCGACTACCACGGGTGATGAGACCTCTACGCCGCCCCCAGCGCTGGAGACCCTGAGCCCCGCCGTCAGGTCAGCCGTCGATGCCTTCTCGCAGAAGCATGGGGTCTCCGTGGAGGAGGCCAATAGGCTCTTCCACGAGGAGATGCGGACCATCATGGGCGGTGAGGATGGTGTGGACCCGACCATCACCAACTCCATCCAGCCGGACACCTCCCAGGTCTCCCCCGAGACACGCGAGAAGCTAACCAACCTCTTCAGCGATCCGCCCAAGGTGGAGTCCCTCCGGCGAGCCGGTGTCCCCATGGACGGCATCCTCGGCCTCATCGGGCACACCGAGGGGACCGACCGCAGGAACGGCTACAACGAGACGCTAGGCTACGGCGCCTACACGGGCGGAGACGTGAACCTCGTCGGCATGACGCTCGACCAGGTGGACGCCCTCCAGTCCAAGATGCTGCGCCACAAGAACAACAAGTGGAACAGCTCGGCGCTCGGCCGCTACCAGATCGTCCGCACCACCATGAGGAGCATCCGCAAAGAGATGGGCCTCACGGGCAACGAGGTGTTTGACGAGAAGATGCAGGACCGTATGGCGATGCACCTTCTGGAGCGGCGGGGTCTGTCTAAGTGGCAGGCCGGCCAGATGAGCGACGCCCAGTTCCTCAATGGCCTCTCCGCCGAGTGGGCCTCTCTCCCGAGGGCGTCCGGACGGGGCACCTACAAGGGCCAGCGGGTCTCCGTCACCCCGAAGCAGGTCCTCAGGGCGCTCCAGGGTGGTCCTCCGGGCCATAGCTCCGCCAAGCTCACCGCCTCCCTAGGCTCTCCGAACGCTCCTCCCGCCTACGCCAAGATACCCGACGTGGACAGCGAGGGCCGAGCGGGACAGGTGGCCAAGTTCCAGGAGTGGAACAGCGACCCCGTGGGCAACCACGAGGTCAACCTCAAGACCCTCCAGCCGTCCCTCCAGGACGTGATCAAGCGGGCCCAGAAGGTCAGCGGCATCAAGTTCGTCATCGGGTCCGGCAAGCGCGATGCGGCCCTCCAGAAGAAGGCCGTGGAGTGGGGCTGGAGCAAGACCCATGACAGCGACCACCTCGACGGCAACGCCGTGGACCTCTGGCCCATCGACGCGGACGGGGCGGTCAACTTCGACGCAGCCTCGCAGGCTGAAATCGTGAGGGCCATGAAGGTGGCCGCCAAGGAACTCGGCATCAAGCTCGACATCGGTGCCGACTGGAAGCGCTTCAAGGACAAGCCTCACTTCGCCATCAAGACCTAG
- a CDS encoding ABC transporter substrate-binding protein produces the protein MLKALIRGAALGAALAASTLVAQAQTELDFASWQLEEPGNSDWWKAAIKAFEAENPDIKIKQNYIPFADYLTQLTIRFASNRPPAVIQISEQNYGAYASQGWLAPLDARIQGTDIATDWASAQADLKWDGETRGVLISNSALMLFYNEDLLQKAGVAAPKSWDEFKAAVAKLTDKQAGTFGLSAVTTEHPTAVEDLHRYAMWAGTSLIKDGKYNLTAPEVVAALDAYRQTVGQNAPLGNNSAVARQLFVDGRTAFLIDGPWVWSWLEKATPEMRPKLKMVRTPFDPQEAPGGITIHIAEGLDEGTADAAWKFVQFVTKPEWQRAYLKQTGQPAGRKSPVLTSDDIAAAPQLEIISAAAMASEPLFPTDQRIRGNFAEYSAILMTAALKLLSTQEPTDAVLKAAQDQLQAAIPLD, from the coding sequence ATGTTGAAAGCCCTTATCCGCGGCGCCGCCCTCGGGGCGGCGCTGGCCGCGTCGACACTGGTCGCCCAGGCGCAGACCGAGCTCGACTTTGCATCTTGGCAACTGGAAGAGCCGGGCAATTCCGATTGGTGGAAGGCAGCCATCAAGGCCTTCGAGGCCGAGAATCCCGATATCAAGATCAAGCAGAACTACATTCCGTTCGCGGACTATCTGACCCAACTGACCATCCGCTTTGCGTCCAATCGCCCGCCGGCGGTGATCCAGATTTCCGAGCAGAATTATGGCGCCTATGCCTCGCAGGGCTGGCTCGCGCCGCTCGATGCGCGGATCCAGGGCACCGATATCGCGACCGATTGGGCCAGCGCACAGGCCGACCTGAAATGGGATGGCGAGACGCGCGGCGTCCTGATCTCGAACAGCGCGCTGATGCTCTTCTACAACGAGGACTTGTTGCAGAAGGCCGGTGTCGCGGCTCCCAAAAGCTGGGATGAATTCAAAGCCGCTGTGGCCAAGCTGACGGACAAGCAAGCGGGCACATTCGGCCTGTCGGCTGTGACGACCGAACACCCGACGGCCGTCGAAGACCTGCACCGCTACGCGATGTGGGCAGGAACCAGCCTCATCAAGGACGGCAAATATAACCTGACGGCGCCCGAAGTCGTCGCGGCGCTCGACGCCTATCGGCAGACGGTCGGCCAGAATGCGCCGCTTGGCAACAATTCGGCGGTGGCGCGGCAGCTCTTCGTCGATGGTCGCACGGCGTTCCTGATTGATGGGCCGTGGGTTTGGTCCTGGCTTGAAAAGGCGACGCCGGAGATGCGTCCCAAGCTGAAGATGGTCCGCACTCCTTTCGACCCGCAGGAAGCACCGGGCGGTATCACCATCCATATCGCCGAAGGACTGGATGAAGGCACCGCGGATGCTGCCTGGAAGTTCGTTCAGTTCGTCACCAAACCGGAATGGCAGCGCGCCTATCTGAAGCAGACGGGTCAGCCCGCCGGCCGCAAGTCTCCCGTGCTCACCAGCGATGACATCGCAGCCGCTCCGCAGCTCGAGATCATCAGCGCCGCGGCCATGGCCAGTGAGCCCCTGTTCCCGACGGATCAGCGGATCCGCGGCAATTTCGCGGAATACTCGGCCATTCTGATGACGGCGGCGCTGAAGCTGCTTTCGACCCAGGAACCGACGGACGCGGTGCTGAAGGCGGCACAGGATCAGCTCCAGGCGGCGATTCCGCTCGACTAG
- a CDS encoding recombinase family protein — protein MFVRAYLRASTKEQDASRAKADLEAFAKERGLRIAATYLENESGASLARPELFRLLSDCQPGDILLIEQVDRLSRLNTADWERLKDEIRQRRVRIVALDLPTSHDMATAKEDDFTSRMLDALNGMLLDMLAAIARKDYEDRRRRQAQGITKAKEEGRYKGRPEDEGRNAAIMQMLKGGQSWNSIVAATGASRSTLARLAKRMMEEA, from the coding sequence ATGTTCGTCCGCGCCTATCTCCGCGCCTCCACCAAGGAACAAGATGCCAGCCGCGCAAAGGCGGACCTGGAGGCCTTCGCCAAGGAGAGGGGGCTGAGGATCGCGGCCACCTACCTGGAGAATGAGAGCGGAGCCTCCCTGGCCCGCCCCGAGCTATTCCGCCTCCTCTCGGACTGCCAGCCGGGAGACATCCTCCTAATCGAGCAGGTAGACCGCTTGAGCCGCCTCAACACGGCCGACTGGGAGCGCCTCAAGGACGAGATCAGGCAACGCCGGGTCCGCATCGTCGCTCTCGACCTCCCGACCTCCCACGACATGGCGACGGCCAAGGAGGACGACTTCACGTCCCGCATGCTGGACGCGCTCAACGGGATGCTTCTCGATATGCTCGCTGCCATTGCCCGGAAAGACTACGAGGACCGACGCAGACGGCAGGCGCAGGGCATCACCAAGGCGAAAGAGGAAGGCCGCTATAAGGGCCGCCCTGAGGACGAGGGACGCAACGCCGCCATCATGCAGATGCTCAAGGGCGGACAAAGCTGGAATAGCATCGTGGCGGCCACGGGAGCGTCTCGCAGCACTCTCGCACGGCTGGCGAAGCGGATGATGGAGGAGGCCTAA
- a CDS encoding DUF6538 domain-containing protein — MASSQQYLEWHGQQWRVVVFIPRNLQSILGRTRFKQPLGTADLRHANELKWPVVTRMKSAIAQARRAAASSNPREAEALHLRLHADDEGTQYWLHDRAQRIAATEGHEAAAAFYGLASGQATPLDHHASAFLTFKADYRLKTRGDFERVLRWLGDWLRTEHLPVTLEGVTRKTAGRFIEQALVVGRDRKKATAYLGFLREYWKWLKLRGHVEDSPWVGQELPAAPRPNRDAEPDRGKRAYTDDETARLVHGPVADLMHPPPSLYLSDLMHIAALSGMRLEEICQLRLADCADGNFQVHYGKTANATRTIPIHPDLAGLVARRSEGKSESAHLIDGLPDIPASRDSRSDPAAKAFTRYRRKIGVDERPNGKAKSNVDFHSFRRWFIRKAVEALEGGNPGFTPWTIADVVGHDDEGAKDILRLTMRHYPGQSGDAAKRALVEAVKLPTARSPRHQTDSPIENPKR, encoded by the coding sequence ATGGCCAGTTCGCAGCAGTATCTAGAGTGGCATGGGCAGCAATGGCGGGTGGTGGTTTTCATTCCCCGAAATCTTCAGTCCATCCTCGGCAGGACACGCTTCAAGCAGCCCCTTGGAACTGCCGACCTCAGGCATGCCAATGAGCTGAAATGGCCGGTGGTCACTCGGATGAAAAGCGCAATAGCTCAGGCTCGCCGAGCCGCAGCTTCGAGCAATCCCCGTGAGGCCGAGGCTTTGCACCTGCGCCTGCATGCCGACGACGAGGGAACGCAATACTGGCTTCATGATCGTGCCCAGCGGATCGCCGCGACCGAAGGCCATGAGGCCGCAGCCGCATTTTACGGCCTAGCGAGTGGCCAAGCGACGCCCCTGGACCACCATGCGAGCGCCTTCCTCACCTTCAAGGCCGACTACCGACTGAAGACCCGTGGCGACTTTGAGCGCGTCCTACGCTGGCTCGGGGACTGGCTGCGAACCGAGCATCTGCCAGTTACCCTCGAAGGCGTCACCCGCAAGACGGCGGGCCGGTTTATCGAGCAAGCACTTGTCGTCGGCCGCGACCGAAAGAAGGCCACTGCTTACCTAGGCTTCCTTCGCGAGTACTGGAAGTGGCTGAAACTGCGGGGTCATGTTGAGGACAGTCCCTGGGTGGGACAGGAACTCCCCGCCGCTCCGAGGCCGAACCGCGATGCAGAGCCAGACCGAGGCAAGCGGGCCTATACGGATGACGAGACGGCCCGCCTTGTACACGGTCCAGTGGCCGACCTAATGCACCCACCGCCGAGCCTCTATCTTTCCGACCTGATGCACATCGCAGCCCTTAGCGGCATGCGCCTGGAAGAAATCTGCCAGCTCCGCTTGGCCGATTGCGCTGACGGCAACTTCCAGGTCCATTACGGCAAGACGGCCAATGCTACCCGCACGATACCGATCCATCCCGATCTGGCCGGCCTTGTCGCTCGCCGCAGCGAGGGGAAGTCAGAAAGCGCCCACCTCATTGACGGCCTGCCCGACATACCGGCCTCCCGCGACAGCCGATCCGACCCGGCGGCGAAAGCCTTCACCCGGTATCGCCGCAAGATCGGCGTGGACGAACGGCCGAACGGTAAAGCCAAGAGCAATGTGGACTTCCACTCGTTCCGCCGCTGGTTCATCCGCAAGGCGGTAGAGGCGCTGGAAGGCGGCAATCCCGGCTTCACCCCTTGGACCATAGCGGATGTTGTCGGCCACGATGATGAGGGGGCTAAGGACATTCTGCGGCTGACCATGCGGCACTACCCCGGACAGTCGGGCGACGCCGCCAAGCGTGCCTTGGTGGAAGCCGTCAAGCTTCCAACCGCCCGCTCGCCCCGGCACCAAACGGATAGCCCCATCGAGAACCCCAAGCGCTAG
- a CDS encoding carbohydrate ABC transporter permease, whose product MTSISAAGTRRAGWLDLSFERRRTLLSLALLMPAVATVLVLIVYPLYQVFEISLREGKVMNFARISALPLGFGNYSRVLSDPQFWRSTSTSAIYVAGSVGAALLIGLATALLLNRRLPGTRIFRTLILIPWAVPGVVVSIMFLWIMDGSFGVFNAMLRDIGLLSGDHAWFADSRTALLAVIVPTIWKTYPLITLTILAALQSIPTEIYDAAEVDGAKAVQKFVHVTWPGIQSATALVVMVSCLGVFRDVDIIFATTGGGPAHATETLALYVYKEAFQYFRMGAATAVGTMMIAFALLLSILLGALARRSKY is encoded by the coding sequence ATGACGAGCATATCGGCAGCCGGAACGCGGCGTGCCGGCTGGCTGGATCTGAGCTTCGAGCGGCGACGTACATTGCTGTCGCTGGCGTTGCTGATGCCGGCCGTCGCGACAGTCCTGGTGCTGATCGTCTATCCGCTCTACCAGGTCTTCGAGATCTCGCTGCGCGAGGGCAAGGTGATGAACTTTGCCCGGATCAGCGCATTGCCGCTCGGCTTCGGCAATTACAGCCGCGTGCTGTCGGATCCGCAGTTCTGGCGCAGCACGTCGACTTCGGCGATCTATGTGGCGGGAAGCGTTGGCGCCGCCTTGTTGATCGGCTTGGCGACCGCGTTGCTTCTCAATCGACGCCTGCCAGGCACGCGTATCTTCCGGACCCTGATCCTGATCCCTTGGGCGGTGCCCGGTGTCGTCGTGTCGATTATGTTCCTCTGGATCATGGATGGCTCGTTCGGCGTCTTCAACGCCATGCTTCGCGACATCGGCCTGCTATCCGGCGACCATGCCTGGTTCGCCGATTCCCGCACGGCGCTTCTCGCGGTCATCGTGCCGACGATCTGGAAGACCTATCCGCTCATCACGCTGACGATCCTGGCGGCGCTGCAATCCATTCCGACGGAAATCTACGACGCGGCCGAAGTGGATGGCGCCAAGGCGGTGCAGAAATTCGTCCATGTGACCTGGCCGGGCATTCAAAGCGCCACGGCGCTGGTGGTGATGGTCAGTTGCCTCGGCGTGTTTCGCGACGTCGACATCATCTTCGCGACGACGGGCGGCGGGCCGGCGCACGCGACCGAGACGCTGGCGCTCTACGTATACAAGGAAGCCTTCCAGTATTTCCGGATGGGCGCGGCCACCGCTGTCGGCACGATGATGATCGCCTTCGCCCTTCTTCTCTCGATCCTGCTCGGCGCCCTGGCTCGCCGGTCGAAATATTGA